The Sediminispirochaeta smaragdinae DSM 11293 genome has a segment encoding these proteins:
- a CDS encoding VIT1/CCC1 transporter family protein encodes MLETVYTFDHAKEKIMDMIAEMQRNEITEYQVYRKIAKREKDPENQKVLLRIAEEEKRHHDIWARYTGGNAKPKRFKVWFFPFLARLLGLTFAVKLMELGESSAAQAYTKLAETVPEAKGIVDDEERHEAELLRLLNEQRLEYVGSIVLGLNDALVELTGALAGLTFAFRNGSMIAAAGLITGIAASFSMAASEYLSNQSEGNHEKALTSAVYTGIAYIVTVTLLILPFFIFSNSYVSLGVTLLVAALIILGFTFYISVAKELPFRRRFLEMISLSFGVAAISFALAALVRTVFGIDA; translated from the coding sequence TTGCTCGAAACAGTATATACTTTCGATCATGCCAAGGAGAAGATCATGGACATGATAGCCGAGATGCAGCGAAATGAGATCACCGAATATCAGGTTTACCGAAAAATTGCAAAGCGAGAGAAGGATCCGGAGAACCAAAAGGTGCTCCTGCGGATCGCCGAAGAAGAAAAGCGCCATCATGATATCTGGGCACGATATACAGGAGGCAATGCAAAGCCGAAACGGTTTAAGGTCTGGTTTTTTCCCTTCTTGGCGAGGCTGCTCGGTCTTACCTTTGCGGTAAAACTAATGGAACTTGGCGAATCTTCCGCTGCCCAGGCGTACACCAAGCTGGCAGAAACGGTTCCTGAGGCAAAGGGCATTGTCGACGATGAAGAGCGACACGAAGCAGAACTGTTACGGCTCTTGAACGAGCAGAGACTGGAATATGTCGGCTCTATCGTGTTGGGACTGAATGATGCATTGGTCGAACTGACCGGGGCTTTGGCCGGCCTTACCTTCGCCTTTCGAAACGGAAGCATGATTGCAGCTGCAGGGCTCATTACCGGAATTGCCGCTTCCTTTTCAATGGCGGCAAGCGAATATCTTTCCAATCAATCCGAAGGTAATCATGAAAAGGCATTAACCTCTGCCGTTTATACAGGTATCGCCTATATTGTGACAGTGACCCTGCTGATTCTCCCCTTTTTCATCTTCTCGAACAGCTATGTAAGTCTTGGTGTAACCCTGCTGGTTGCGGCACTCATTATTCTCGGCTTTACCTTCTACATCTCGGTGGCAAAGGAGCTTCCATTCCGACGCCGCTTTCTTGAGATGATCTCTTTAAGTTTTGGTGTTGCCGCTATTAGTTTTGCCCTGGCCGCACTGGTAAGAACGGTCTTCGGCATAGATGCTTAG
- a CDS encoding dicarboxylate/amino acid:cation symporter produces the protein MSAQEKKGVMDWYFKSNLLVRILIGLVLGAIAGIIFGSSILWIAPFGDLFVRLLKMIVMPVIFATLVVGAASISPARLGKVGIKIVLFYLLTSAFAVAIGLIFGNLFHPGTGLDLASVANASGRELVKPSLTSTLLNIVPTNPFSAIAGGDVLPTIFFAIIFGIGISYLKISENDRIKQAGDVLFRVFDGAAEVMYMVVRWVLQYAPVGVFALIAVVFAKQGAAAVGPLGKVTLAVYIALIVHVFLVYGGLLTANKLNLFHFLSGAKEAMLTAFVTRSSSGTLPVTMKCSEENHGVDRNIYSFTLPLGATINMDGTAIYQGVCALFIGFAIGLPLNFTQQITIIITAVLASIGTAGVPGAGAIMLLMVMDSVGLPITEGSPVAAAYAMILGIDAILDMGRTCINVTGDMTGTLLIAKSEKQVDMSKWQKK, from the coding sequence ATGAGCGCACAGGAAAAAAAGGGCGTAATGGACTGGTATTTTAAATCAAATCTTCTGGTGAGGATCTTGATTGGCCTAGTCCTTGGTGCCATTGCCGGGATCATTTTCGGCTCATCAATTCTCTGGATCGCTCCTTTCGGTGATCTGTTTGTCAGGCTTCTTAAGATGATCGTGATGCCGGTAATCTTTGCCACCCTGGTTGTGGGGGCGGCCAGTATCAGTCCTGCTCGGCTCGGGAAGGTCGGTATCAAGATTGTACTGTTTTATCTACTGACTTCAGCCTTTGCCGTGGCCATCGGTCTTATTTTCGGGAACCTTTTTCATCCTGGTACCGGACTTGATCTTGCTTCGGTAGCCAATGCCTCTGGACGTGAGCTTGTGAAGCCTTCACTGACTTCGACACTGCTTAATATTGTTCCCACCAATCCCTTCAGCGCCATTGCCGGAGGCGATGTGCTTCCTACGATCTTCTTTGCCATTATCTTCGGTATCGGGATCAGCTATCTGAAAATCAGCGAGAACGACAGAATCAAGCAGGCTGGTGATGTTCTGTTCCGCGTCTTTGACGGAGCCGCCGAGGTTATGTACATGGTTGTTCGCTGGGTGTTGCAGTATGCCCCCGTCGGAGTCTTTGCCTTGATAGCCGTAGTTTTCGCCAAACAGGGAGCCGCTGCGGTCGGCCCTCTTGGAAAGGTCACCCTTGCCGTCTATATCGCCTTGATTGTGCATGTCTTCTTGGTGTATGGCGGCCTGCTCACGGCAAACAAACTTAACCTTTTTCATTTCCTCTCCGGGGCCAAAGAGGCGATGTTGACCGCCTTTGTCACCCGTTCTTCCAGCGGCACCCTGCCGGTAACCATGAAGTGCAGTGAGGAAAACCATGGGGTTGACCGAAATATTTACTCCTTTACCCTCCCGCTTGGTGCTACCATCAACATGGACGGTACTGCCATCTATCAGGGGGTCTGTGCGCTTTTTATCGGTTTTGCCATCGGCTTACCGCTGAATTTTACCCAGCAGATTACCATTATCATTACCGCTGTACTTGCATCGATCGGTACGGCAGGTGTTCCCGGAGCCGGTGCCATCATGCTTTTGATGGTCATGGATTCGGTCGGTCTTCCCATTACCGAGGGAAGTCCCGTTGCCGCCGCATATGCCATGATCCTTGGAATCGATGCCATTCTTGATATGGGCAGGACCTGTATCAACGTCACCGGCGATATGACCGGAACCTTACTAATCGCCAAAAGCGAGAAACAAGTTGATATGAGTAAATGGCAGAAAAAGTAG
- a CDS encoding THUMP domain-containing class I SAM-dependent RNA methyltransferase has translation MSPQNERETFRGLAVKRRGSKPWERDLKRYLRGPRHRWIVTAPFAFRPSLRRELEDLALQSIEKHGAGFCFEARISEIYPVLMRLQCASRLFLLVDSFRAGAAEELYRRIVTLPWELLLHDGIALSVHVSLRRCRIEHEGAAEHTLYQALERRAEEAGLSLSVSNDAPSQMIELFGEDNHFELRLDACGEQLYRRGYRPLVGPAPIRENIAASLLQWYRIECGPFSLFVDPMCGSGTFPIEAWAMASHFPLAGHRRFSIFLWPVFSKAAWNWEAHRLYGEADITAADEPLFWGSDKDPKMVHISRLNGERAGAAGNIGFLHEDFFHLSPQDLFSSDHVSRVEGNRGALLAINPPYGVRLKGDDNLFVRIIDRKKRIWQGWDLLLLAPRSLALPPGKKSIDFENGGIPMKCILF, from the coding sequence ATGTCGCCACAAAACGAACGGGAAACGTTCCGCGGTCTTGCGGTCAAACGGCGAGGCTCAAAGCCGTGGGAGCGGGATCTGAAACGATATCTCAGAGGGCCGCGGCATCGCTGGATCGTAACCGCTCCTTTCGCATTTCGCCCTTCTCTTCGTCGAGAGTTGGAGGACTTGGCCCTGCAATCGATTGAGAAGCATGGAGCCGGTTTTTGCTTCGAGGCAAGGATTTCCGAGATATATCCCGTTTTGATGCGCCTTCAGTGCGCTTCAAGGCTCTTCCTCCTGGTCGACAGCTTTCGTGCGGGGGCGGCGGAAGAGCTTTACCGAAGGATCGTTACCCTTCCCTGGGAATTACTGCTCCATGATGGAATCGCTCTTTCTGTACATGTCTCCCTGCGTCGATGCAGAATCGAGCACGAAGGAGCTGCTGAGCATACCCTTTATCAGGCTCTGGAACGGCGTGCTGAAGAGGCCGGACTCTCCCTTTCCGTATCCAATGATGCGCCTTCTCAGATGATTGAGCTCTTCGGAGAGGATAACCATTTTGAACTGCGTCTGGATGCCTGCGGGGAGCAGCTTTATCGTCGCGGTTATCGTCCGCTGGTCGGTCCTGCTCCGATTCGGGAGAATATTGCCGCCTCGCTTCTGCAATGGTACCGCATAGAATGTGGTCCTTTTTCCCTCTTTGTCGATCCTATGTGCGGCTCAGGAACCTTTCCTATTGAAGCTTGGGCAATGGCCTCCCACTTTCCTCTTGCCGGCCACCGCCGGTTTTCCATCTTTTTATGGCCGGTTTTTTCCAAGGCTGCATGGAACTGGGAAGCACATCGGCTTTATGGCGAGGCGGATATCACCGCGGCCGATGAACCGTTATTCTGGGGCAGTGATAAGGATCCGAAAATGGTACACATCAGCAGACTGAACGGAGAACGGGCAGGCGCAGCCGGGAACATTGGCTTTTTACATGAGGACTTTTTTCATCTTAGCCCTCAGGATCTTTTTTCTTCAGATCACGTGTCTCGAGTTGAAGGGAATAGAGGGGCCCTCTTGGCCATCAATCCTCCCTACGGAGTGAGATTGAAGGGAGATGATAATCTGTTTGTGCGTATTATCGATAGAAAAAAGAGGATATGGCAGGGATGGGACCTTCTCCTCCTTGCTCCACGTTCTCTTGCTCTGCCTCCCGGAAAAAAGAGCATAGATTTCGAGAACGGCGGAATCCCGATGAAGTGTATACTTTTCTAA
- a CDS encoding type 1 glutamine amidotransferase domain-containing protein, with the protein MLHVVSLIHDQFEDLELWYPVLRLREAGASVLLAGEKAGVEYHGKYGVPAHADISFDEIDPDSIDALLVPGGWAPDKLRRFPKVLDAVRAMFRQEKVVGQICHAGWVLVSAGVLNGYRVTSTPGIRDDMTNAGAIWLDEPVVVDRNLVSSRRPPDLPDYLKALVKLLQEKTVR; encoded by the coding sequence ATGCTACATGTAGTATCGCTGATACATGACCAATTTGAGGATCTGGAACTCTGGTATCCTGTTTTGCGTCTTCGGGAGGCCGGCGCATCGGTTTTGCTTGCCGGGGAGAAGGCGGGAGTCGAGTATCATGGGAAATATGGAGTCCCCGCACACGCAGACATCTCCTTCGATGAGATCGATCCTGATAGCATTGATGCCTTACTGGTTCCTGGTGGTTGGGCTCCCGATAAGCTGCGGAGATTTCCCAAGGTACTCGACGCGGTCAGGGCGATGTTCAGGCAGGAAAAGGTCGTTGGCCAAATATGCCATGCCGGCTGGGTGCTGGTGTCCGCCGGAGTTCTCAATGGCTACCGTGTAACGTCAACCCCTGGAATTCGGGACGATATGACAAATGCCGGAGCCATTTGGCTTGATGAACCGGTGGTTGTCGACCGGAATCTTGTTTCAAGCCGACGTCCTCCCGACTTACCAGACTATTTGAAGGCCCTTGTAAAGCTTCTGCAAGAAAAGACGGTTCGGTAA
- a CDS encoding PAS domain S-box protein, whose product MPKPLIITLRKSLYPFIFGSILALLVTIIPLQTLTAYRFHRDQQKIVTATIASTIQKYLTVADTSLTFLSKQPTERMNDHLTSFQESFKIFSKIAFADTDGTVVAANSKIQAHQDVSNLLHEAVPTPGLTSLSTGPIISPHTGKLCIFLVHPLEGQGNIIAELNNNYLFDQMMQTIGMVNIENLVFVTDQSGNLLLHPDPRLLQQKANWGDLPVIHDIRQNDGETSAFVSIGERLYIAVARSIPETHWILTYAVPISATALEIIGSLVLTTLLFLFFIGSVLIILKRTLENNIVRPLTQMQHIIEQSVIEKTPQTIGVIANSFSELETMRKVFNRLSKTIRQKTLSLIEFKRAVREAGHAIYMTDREGIITYTNPAFERITGYSWEEAEGKTPNILNSGMMPESYFARLWESILAGELWEEEIINRKQDGTIYYAHQTIAPIFSDFGMVISFVAIQNDVTQQRESERRLWESETLYRNLFETAADSILLINPETLGISECNQATIESLGYGKDEIKQLSYLDIQPPDHQQRVKELVQGISEFDQATFDTQHTTKTGELREVNVHMTLLNLDQRKLLLAIMHDVTERRQAERTIQQSERKYRMLAENSSDMISQHAPGGIYLYVSPACIRLLGYEQEELLGRQVEEIIHPEDIERVIEIGKNHLGSPSERITTLVYRIQKKDGSYTWFETHSRRTDSQEIIAISRDISERIAMERGLEEANKAKSMFLANMSHEIRTPLNAVLGFNDLIARNTSDPKLKEYAAQIDLSGKNLLTLIGDILDFSKVEAGGVQFNYDFFSPHHLVREIIALFEMEAKKRGIDLITKERTPIPKQIKLDEDRVRQILINLVSNALKFTEKGSVCLEIHAAYIKQKDQRCNLTFSVIDTGIGIPEKEQHVIFEAFRQQEGQSTRKYGGTGLGLAISKNLAEGMEGSIDVKSNVGSGSTFTLSFDSVEWRSADDEEGALQPDEKHRKEHDSKRQSSIVLPASLQKQWEAVRLVRAIDEIADFAELLKREASKEEHPELIDFANQLERACDELDIEEIEYLLEKTGP is encoded by the coding sequence ATGCCAAAGCCCTTGATTATCACATTAAGAAAGTCGCTATATCCCTTTATTTTCGGCTCTATTCTGGCGCTCCTTGTAACGATCATCCCGCTTCAAACACTTACCGCCTATCGTTTTCATCGGGATCAGCAAAAAATAGTAACGGCAACCATAGCCTCAACGATTCAAAAGTATCTGACGGTAGCCGATACCTCTCTCACGTTTCTATCCAAACAACCAACGGAACGTATGAATGACCATCTTACCTCGTTTCAAGAATCGTTCAAGATTTTCAGCAAAATCGCCTTTGCCGACACAGACGGAACCGTAGTAGCAGCAAATTCAAAAATACAAGCACATCAAGATGTTTCCAATCTGCTGCACGAGGCTGTCCCAACTCCGGGGCTGACCTCCTTGTCTACGGGGCCGATCATCAGCCCCCATACTGGAAAGCTTTGTATTTTTCTGGTACATCCCCTTGAAGGACAAGGAAACATCATCGCCGAGCTTAACAACAATTATCTTTTCGATCAAATGATGCAGACCATTGGAATGGTAAATATCGAAAATCTTGTTTTTGTGACCGACCAGTCAGGGAACCTTTTGCTCCACCCCGATCCTCGTCTCCTCCAGCAAAAAGCCAATTGGGGTGATCTTCCGGTTATCCACGACATCAGACAGAACGATGGCGAAACAAGTGCTTTCGTCTCTATTGGCGAGAGACTCTACATAGCAGTGGCCCGCTCCATTCCCGAAACCCATTGGATACTTACCTATGCCGTACCGATATCAGCCACCGCCCTTGAAATAATTGGTTCCTTGGTCCTTACCACCCTCCTTTTCCTTTTTTTCATTGGATCGGTGCTGATCATTCTCAAAAGAACCTTAGAAAACAACATTGTACGGCCCCTCACCCAGATGCAGCATATCATCGAACAGTCGGTTATCGAGAAAACGCCCCAGACTATCGGTGTCATAGCAAACAGCTTTTCCGAACTTGAAACCATGCGAAAGGTATTCAATAGATTGTCGAAAACGATACGGCAGAAGACCCTGTCATTAATTGAGTTCAAGCGGGCGGTTCGAGAGGCGGGACACGCAATCTACATGACCGACAGGGAGGGGATCATAACCTACACAAACCCTGCCTTTGAGAGGATTACCGGATACAGTTGGGAAGAGGCAGAGGGCAAGACCCCAAACATCCTGAACAGCGGTATGATGCCCGAGAGCTATTTTGCAAGACTCTGGGAGAGTATCCTTGCGGGAGAACTTTGGGAAGAGGAGATCATCAACCGAAAGCAAGATGGAACGATTTATTATGCACATCAAACCATAGCACCGATTTTCTCCGATTTTGGCATGGTGATAAGTTTCGTCGCAATCCAAAATGATGTTACCCAACAACGTGAATCGGAACGACGGCTATGGGAATCGGAGACCCTCTATCGAAATCTCTTTGAGACTGCGGCCGATTCCATTCTCCTTATTAATCCGGAAACATTAGGGATCAGCGAATGTAACCAGGCCACTATCGAATCCCTCGGATACGGTAAAGACGAGATAAAACAGTTAAGCTATCTCGACATCCAGCCCCCCGATCACCAGCAACGGGTAAAAGAACTGGTACAAGGCATTTCCGAATTCGATCAGGCAACCTTTGATACCCAGCACACAACAAAAACGGGAGAACTACGAGAAGTCAACGTACATATGACGCTTCTGAATCTCGACCAGCGAAAGCTCTTGCTGGCAATTATGCACGATGTAACCGAGCGGCGACAGGCCGAGCGGACCATACAGCAAAGTGAGAGGAAATACCGTATGCTTGCTGAAAACTCCTCCGATATGATCAGTCAGCATGCTCCCGGAGGGATCTATCTCTACGTAAGTCCCGCCTGTATACGGCTACTGGGCTATGAGCAGGAAGAGTTACTAGGAAGACAAGTCGAGGAGATAATACATCCGGAAGATATTGAAAGAGTCATTGAGATCGGGAAGAACCATCTAGGTAGTCCCAGTGAAAGGATTACGACCCTTGTCTACCGCATCCAAAAGAAAGACGGATCATATACCTGGTTTGAAACCCACAGCAGGAGAACAGACAGCCAGGAAATCATCGCCATCAGTCGGGATATCAGTGAACGCATCGCCATGGAGCGGGGACTTGAGGAAGCCAATAAAGCAAAAAGTATGTTCCTTGCCAATATGAGCCACGAAATCCGTACGCCGTTGAATGCGGTTCTCGGTTTCAATGATCTGATAGCAAGAAATACGAGCGATCCTAAACTAAAAGAGTATGCCGCACAGATCGATCTTTCGGGAAAAAATCTTCTTACTCTTATTGGTGATATCCTTGATTTTTCAAAAGTAGAAGCAGGAGGGGTCCAATTCAACTACGATTTCTTCTCTCCGCATCACCTTGTTCGGGAAATTATCGCGCTTTTCGAGATGGAGGCAAAAAAACGAGGGATTGACCTTATAACAAAAGAGAGAACCCCCATTCCCAAGCAGATAAAGCTTGATGAGGACCGAGTGCGTCAGATTCTTATTAACCTCGTAAGTAATGCCCTAAAATTCACAGAAAAAGGCAGCGTCTGCCTTGAAATTCATGCTGCCTATATAAAGCAGAAGGATCAACGATGCAATCTCACTTTTTCGGTAATAGATACCGGTATTGGAATCCCGGAGAAAGAGCAGCATGTTATTTTCGAGGCTTTTCGTCAGCAGGAGGGCCAAAGCACCAGAAAATACGGGGGAACCGGCCTTGGTTTGGCAATTTCGAAAAATCTGGCAGAAGGGATGGAAGGAAGTATCGATGTAAAGAGCAATGTGGGTTCTGGATCGACCTTCACCCTATCCTTCGATTCGGTGGAATGGCGGTCGGCAGATGACGAAGAAGGGGCGCTACAGCCGGATGAAAAACATAGAAAGGAACACGATTCTAAGCGACAATCCAGCATAGTGTTGCCGGCCTCGCTACAAAAGCAATGGGAAGCAGTCAGATTGGTGAGGGCCATCGATGAAATAGCCGACTTTGCCGAACTCCTTAAGCGTGAAGCGTCAAAAGAGGAGCATCCCGAACTGATAGATTTTGCGAACCAACTGGAAAGGGCCTGTGATGAATTGGATATCGAGGAAATAGAATACCTACTGGAGAAGACCGGTCCATAG
- a CDS encoding serine/threonine protein kinase translates to MENEKPPAGIFDYIEPDGIISAVEISYGINLDGTWSAFPSYVNRVYGLRDEDGNRYVVKLYRPGRWSVSAIEEEHGFLLECAAEEVPVVAPLSGVDGRTLHFLECPAISGSYPFALFPLRSGRLFETDRDEDYLRIGSLIGRLHRISRQGKAHVRQEWLPSLSKNHLEMLLEQNLVSSSLRRHFEGLCLHCIETIEPLFSHQPLLRLHGDCHRGNILERPGEGLMLIDFDDMSNGPAVQDLWLLLPDRIGACEYQFSLLQEGYGQFSALSPGSALLIEPLRFMRMLHYLAWTAHQQCDHDFSLRHPQWGSEAFWIRELADFEEQFDYIRKILDSSYTG, encoded by the coding sequence ATGGAGAATGAGAAACCCCCAGCTGGTATCTTTGACTATATTGAGCCTGACGGAATCATCTCTGCTGTTGAGATCTCTTACGGCATTAATCTGGACGGTACGTGGAGTGCGTTTCCCAGCTATGTAAATCGCGTATACGGACTTCGGGATGAAGATGGTAATCGGTATGTGGTGAAACTGTATCGTCCGGGGCGCTGGTCCGTTTCGGCGATAGAGGAAGAACACGGCTTTTTGCTGGAGTGTGCCGCAGAAGAGGTCCCCGTCGTTGCACCTCTTTCGGGAGTAGATGGAAGGACGCTTCATTTTCTGGAGTGTCCCGCCATATCAGGTTCCTATCCCTTTGCTCTTTTCCCTCTTCGGTCGGGACGACTTTTCGAAACGGATCGTGATGAAGATTATCTGCGTATCGGCTCTCTGATCGGGCGTCTTCATCGAATTTCCCGCCAGGGGAAAGCTCACGTCAGGCAGGAATGGCTTCCCTCACTTAGCAAGAATCACCTTGAGATGCTGCTTGAGCAAAACCTGGTTTCTTCTTCTTTGCGTCGGCATTTCGAGGGATTATGTCTCCACTGCATTGAAACAATCGAACCGCTTTTCTCTCATCAGCCCCTTTTGCGTCTTCATGGCGACTGCCATAGAGGTAATATCCTGGAACGGCCGGGAGAAGGCTTGATGCTTATCGATTTTGACGATATGTCAAACGGCCCGGCGGTACAGGACCTTTGGTTGTTGCTTCCCGATCGGATTGGGGCCTGTGAATATCAGTTTTCGCTTTTGCAGGAAGGCTACGGCCAATTTTCGGCCCTTTCCCCTGGTTCCGCGCTTCTCATAGAACCCCTGCGCTTTATGCGAATGCTTCACTATCTCGCATGGACCGCCCATCAGCAATGCGACCATGATTTTTCCCTGCGTCACCCACAGTGGGGGAGCGAGGCGTTTTGGATTCGAGAGCTTGCGGATTTTGAAGAGCAATTCGACTATATCCGAAAGATTCTCGATTCTTCTTACACCGGATAG
- a CDS encoding MFS transporter, which translates to MEHWQRNLYTVWFTQILSLTGFGFVLPFIPFFLQELGVTDPVELKQWVGWISAVPGISMGIAAPIWGALSDRYGRKLMMLRAMATGTIILAIMSTVQSPMSVLLLRLCQGFFTGTVTAAATLVAAGTPSDKLSSSLGLLASSTFIGYIIGPTIGGLSAEYLGYRVSFLIGSGVMLTSFILVLFLVREPKEGRKQRNKENGKRGISAFSEAVRALPWKQIGPLLIILFLLRAARSMPTPFLPIQVQLLRGKVEGAAAIMGAISGVIGLVTAISGILLGKLGDRHPRLKLISIFALAASILVLPASVMNSIMGFTIFFVAGSFFAGGLEPLMQSHLTSLTSAENRGTLFGIQTTVGSLGWAISPLIGSVLSIHFSIPSVFVAMSGFLLLASFVARINYKKHR; encoded by the coding sequence ATGGAACACTGGCAACGAAATCTCTATACAGTTTGGTTTACTCAGATCCTCAGTCTCACGGGATTTGGCTTCGTACTTCCTTTTATTCCCTTTTTTCTCCAGGAACTGGGAGTCACCGATCCCGTTGAGTTGAAACAATGGGTTGGCTGGATCAGCGCAGTCCCCGGTATTTCTATGGGAATCGCAGCGCCGATATGGGGAGCACTTTCGGATCGTTACGGAAGAAAACTGATGATGCTTCGCGCAATGGCAACGGGAACCATCATTCTCGCGATCATGAGTACCGTTCAGAGCCCCATGTCGGTCCTCCTACTCAGGCTTTGCCAAGGCTTTTTTACGGGAACAGTAACCGCAGCCGCAACCTTAGTTGCAGCAGGAACGCCCTCGGATAAGCTATCCTCATCTCTTGGTCTTCTCGCCTCCAGTACCTTTATCGGGTATATCATCGGGCCGACAATCGGAGGACTTTCTGCCGAATATCTCGGCTATCGGGTAAGCTTTCTGATCGGCAGCGGTGTCATGCTTACCAGCTTTATTTTAGTTCTTTTTTTGGTGCGGGAACCGAAAGAGGGGCGAAAACAGAGGAATAAAGAAAACGGGAAACGGGGTATTTCCGCATTCAGCGAAGCGGTCAGGGCATTGCCCTGGAAACAGATAGGCCCTCTCCTCATCATCCTTTTTCTCCTCAGGGCCGCAAGAAGTATGCCTACCCCATTTCTGCCGATCCAGGTTCAACTGCTTCGGGGCAAGGTAGAGGGAGCGGCTGCCATCATGGGGGCCATCTCAGGAGTCATAGGACTGGTAACCGCCATCTCCGGAATTTTGCTCGGTAAACTGGGTGATCGTCATCCCCGGCTAAAACTTATATCGATCTTTGCCCTGGCTGCATCAATCCTGGTTCTGCCTGCTTCGGTCATGAACAGCATAATGGGATTTACCATATTTTTCGTCGCAGGCTCTTTCTTTGCCGGAGGTCTTGAGCCGCTGATGCAAAGTCATCTTACCAGTTTAACCAGCGCAGAAAATCGAGGTACCCTTTTCGGCATACAAACAACGGTGGGAAGCCTTGGATGGGCCATAAGCCCGCTGATCGGATCCGTGCTTTCCATTCATTTCTCCATCCCCTCGGTCTTTGTGGCAATGTCCGGTTTTCTTCTTCTTGCATCCTTCGTTGCCCGCATAAACTATAAAAAACATCGCTGA
- a CDS encoding PilZ domain-containing protein, producing the protein MIEEIVSEEYEAYVLKDHNRAARLMKAFPGSVLFINIDSTMKEPEWERYILEMKNSDQYDDPRIGIFTYDENQELAKKYLIDYSLPAGFIRLKLGFAETKKILLDVLKANEAKGRRKFVRALCAKDAQATINVSRDGSIIQGKLLDISSAGAACAFPQEGLFSPKSYLSDIQLQLRGARIMLNAIVMGTRQDDARVHVILFDPKSTDGEKRRRVFRYIRGNLQRFIESYPV; encoded by the coding sequence ATGATTGAAGAAATTGTCTCGGAGGAATACGAGGCCTATGTTCTAAAAGATCATAACAGAGCCGCACGCCTTATGAAGGCCTTCCCGGGGTCGGTGCTCTTCATCAACATCGATTCGACCATGAAAGAACCGGAATGGGAACGTTACATACTCGAAATGAAAAACTCCGACCAATATGACGACCCTCGAATCGGTATCTTTACCTACGATGAGAATCAGGAACTGGCAAAAAAATATCTGATTGATTATTCGCTTCCCGCAGGCTTTATACGGTTGAAATTGGGCTTCGCGGAAACAAAAAAGATATTGCTGGACGTTCTCAAGGCTAATGAGGCGAAGGGGCGAAGAAAATTCGTAAGGGCATTGTGTGCGAAGGATGCTCAGGCGACGATCAATGTTTCGAGAGACGGTTCCATCATTCAGGGGAAGCTACTCGACATCAGCAGTGCCGGGGCGGCCTGCGCCTTTCCCCAGGAAGGGCTCTTTTCTCCGAAGAGCTACCTGAGTGATATCCAGTTGCAACTACGGGGAGCACGAATCATGCTCAACGCCATCGTCATGGGGACCAGACAGGACGATGCCAGGGTACATGTTATTCTCTTCGATCCTAAATCTACCGATGGAGAGAAACGGCGTAGGGTTTTCCGCTATATCAGAGGAAATCTTCAGCGCTTTATCGAAAGCTATCCGGTGTAA